The following proteins are co-located in the Spirochaetota bacterium genome:
- a CDS encoding arabinogalactan endo-1,4-beta-galactosidase, with protein MKGYHTFLVLLFSFTYLKGYSSEFFKGADVSWLPQMEETGFVFYDFDGTRKDVLTILKENGMNIIRLRTWVSPSKDSVNGYCGKDDTIKMAIRCKKMGFGVMINFHYSDSWADPSKQRKPKDWEKLTFLQLKDKVYEYTYDFMESLKEEGIYPEFVQIGNEINAGMLWPDGSYRNFRKLASLISSGAKAVRDVSPNTKIVIHLANGHDRDLFVWFFENLNRYFTDYDVIGMSYYPYWIGKSWRETIGALVSNMNELALRYGKYVMVVETGGPHYEEEDTYEMIKNLIREVRNVTNKKGIGVLYWEPQGAFVWSRYSLSAWGDDGRPKKPIKAFLW; from the coding sequence ATGAAGGGCTACCATACATTTCTCGTTCTCCTGTTTAGTTTTACCTATCTTAAAGGATATAGTAGTGAATTTTTCAAAGGGGCGGATGTTTCTTGGCTTCCACAGATGGAAGAGACAGGCTTTGTCTTCTACGACTTTGATGGCACAAGAAAGGATGTTCTCACAATACTCAAGGAAAATGGAATGAACATAATACGACTTAGAACCTGGGTTTCACCTTCAAAAGACTCAGTAAATGGATATTGCGGTAAGGATGATACAATCAAGATGGCTATAAGATGTAAAAAGATGGGGTTTGGAGTTATGATAAACTTTCACTATAGTGACTCTTGGGCTGATCCATCAAAACAGAGAAAACCAAAAGACTGGGAAAAACTGACATTCTTACAACTAAAGGATAAAGTTTATGAATACACTTACGACTTTATGGAATCTTTGAAAGAAGAAGGTATATACCCTGAATTCGTTCAGATAGGAAATGAAATCAATGCTGGAATGCTTTGGCCTGATGGAAGTTATAGAAACTTTAGAAAACTTGCAAGTCTCATATCATCGGGAGCGAAAGCAGTGAGAGATGTAAGCCCTAACACGAAGATAGTCATACATCTTGCTAACGGTCATGATAGAGATCTCTTTGTGTGGTTTTTTGAAAACTTAAACCGATATTTCACAGACTATGATGTCATAGGTATGTCATACTACCCATATTGGATAGGGAAGAGTTGGAGAGAGACTATAGGTGCTTTGGTGTCAAATATGAACGAACTCGCGTTAAGGTATGGAAAATATGTGATGGTTGTTGAGACAGGGGGCCCTCACTACGAAGAAGAGGATACTTATGAGATGATAAAAAATCTCATAAGGGAGGTTAGAAATGTTACGAATAAAAAAGGTATTGGTGTTTTGTACTGGGAACCTCAAGGTGCGTTTGTGTGGAGTAGGTACTCTTTAAGTGCTTGGGGTGATGATGGACGACCAAAAAAACCAATAAAAGCGTTTCTATGGTAG
- a CDS encoding PHP domain-containing protein — MVELGNRNADLHIHSVYSDGDLSVGLVLKEVVSRGIKFISITDHENTNQSRELAELVKNYKENIAFIPGVEISTAYDGLEIHLLAYYNQNIIDKVDKLVSPIREYKKSRVIETIQMLHDDNIYVDQSIIRNGRRTINKMILARYLYHNSDFPSVEKVYKSFFGKGAKYKLENTYPDTREILTDLKSVGCVVGVAHPDFLKDWSKIGYILALKKIGLDGIEVFHPLLDESMTKSLLKFCQENDLIPLGGSDFHGYETKRNQLGQFNTFELSARRVMELLGI; from the coding sequence ATGGTAGAGTTAGGTAATAGGAATGCTGACCTTCACATTCACTCAGTTTATTCTGATGGTGATCTTTCAGTCGGACTTGTCCTAAAGGAGGTAGTTAGCAGAGGTATAAAGTTCATATCTATAACAGACCATGAGAATACAAATCAATCTAGAGAATTAGCGGAACTTGTTAAGAATTATAAAGAAAACATTGCTTTCATACCCGGGGTTGAGATTTCAACAGCGTATGATGGGCTAGAGATACATCTTCTGGCGTATTACAATCAAAACATAATTGATAAAGTTGACAAGTTAGTATCTCCAATAAGAGAGTATAAGAAAAGTAGAGTTATTGAAACTATACAAATGTTGCACGATGATAACATTTACGTTGACCAGAGTATCATCAGGAATGGTAGAAGAACGATCAATAAAATGATCCTAGCAAGGTATCTATACCACAATTCTGACTTTCCGAGTGTTGAGAAAGTTTATAAGTCTTTCTTCGGTAAAGGAGCAAAATACAAACTAGAGAATACATATCCGGACACGAGAGAGATATTGACTGACCTTAAGTCTGTAGGTTGTGTTGTTGGTGTTGCTCATCCAGACTTTCTAAAAGATTGGAGTAAAATTGGATATATATTAGCACTTAAAAAGATAGGTCTTGATGGGATTGAGGTGTTTCATCCCCTTCTTGATGAGAGTATGACAAAAAGTCTTCTAAAATTCTGTCAAGAGAATGATCTCATTCCTCTGGGAGGTAGTGATTTTCATGGATATGAAACAAAAAGAAATCAATTAGGTCAATTTAACACATTTGAATTATCCGCTCGTAGAGTTATGGAACTTCTTGGAATCTGA